The following coding sequences lie in one Drosophila sulfurigaster albostrigata strain 15112-1811.04 chromosome 2R, ASM2355843v2, whole genome shotgun sequence genomic window:
- the LOC133837537 gene encoding venom peptide isomerase heavy chain, translated as MLKLKGIQVKCYRHTKAKKLKRVCVLDIANHTRSTTKQHKTTTSTQIQNKNKKNKNYKKQFSLVRDVKTVKITLSSNLITCGACNQSEDIIMLISYRCIYSVLLTTIASIMVVLSSAAHNSGQLPIRKCSGGSSLAARTMAMDLSSYGLLENRISTLESPQQTHWSKKFLAKREAQAHSAPYVVSIQMRTPDQGLVHYCAGTVINEHWILTAAHCLSSPQAVANSVIVAGSHDIHNRRGEAASVQMRNIDYYVRHELYLGGVNPYDIALIYTKKPLEFNEYVQAAALPEQDAQPEGYGTLYGWGNVSMTAVPDYPHKLQEANMPILDMTLCEQILARSGLQLHETNLCTGPLTGGVSICTADSGGPLMQECCEPHLDQSNIVIGIVSWGRMPCGQKNAPSVFVRVSAFTDWINQIITTATQFM; from the coding sequence ATGCTAAAGCTAAAGGGAATACAAGTGAAGTGTTATCGACACACCAAagcaaaaaagttaaaaagagtgtgtgtgcttgataTTGCCAACCACACACGATCCACAACcaagcaacacaaaacaacaacctcaacgcaaatacaaaacaaaaacaaaaaaaacaaaaactataaaaagcaattttcGTTAGTTCGCGACGTGAAAACCGTCAAAATTACGCTCAGCAGCAATTTAATAACGTGCGGGGCTTGCAATCAGAGCGAGGACATAATCATGCTCATATCCTACAGATGTATCTACTCAGTGCTACTCACAACAATAGCCAGCATAATGGTTGTGCTCAGCTCAGCTGCCCACAACAGCGGCCAGCTGCCCATCCGCAAATGCAGCGGAGGCAGCAGCTTGGCTGCTCGCACCATGGCCATGGATTTGTCCAGCTATGGACTGTTGGAGAACCGCATTAGCACACTCGAGTCGCCACAACAGACGCACTGGAGCAAAAAGTTTCTGGCCAAGCGTGAGGCGCAAGCACATTCGGCTCCATACGTGGTCAGCATTCAGATGAGGACACCGGATCAGGGTCTGGTGCACTATTGTGCCGGCACTGTGATCAACGAGCACTGGATACTCACAGCCGCTCACTGCCTCAGCTCACCGCAGGCGGTGGCCAATTCGGTAATCGTTGCCGGCAGCCATGACATCCACAATCGTCGTGGCGAGGCGGCCAGCGTTCAGATGCGCAACATCGATTACTATGTGCGCCACGAATTGTACTTGGGCGGAGTGAATCCCTACGACATTGCGCTCATCTACACCAAGAAGCCGCTCGAGTTCAATGAGTATGTGCAGGCGGCAGCGTTGCCCGAACAGGATGCCCAACCCGAGGGCTATGGCACGCTCTACGGCTGGGGCAATGTCTCGATGACAGCTGTGCCCGACTATCCGCACAAGCTGCAGGAGGCGAATATGCCCATTTTGGATATGACGCTCTGTGAGCAGATTCTCGCACGTTCCGGCCTCCAGTTGCACGAGACGAATCTCTGCACTGGGCCACTCACTGGAGGAGTCAGCATCTGCACCGCTGACTCGGGAGGACCCCTGATGCAGGAGTGCTGCGAACCGCATCTGGATCAAAGCAACATTGTCATCGGCATCGTGTCCTGGGGACGCATGCCATGTGGCCAGAAGAACGCGCCCTCTGTGTTTGTGCGCGTCTCGGCGTTCACCGATTGGATCAATCAGATCATCACCACTGCCACACAATTCATgtaa
- the LOC133838923 gene encoding uncharacterized protein LOC133838923, with amino-acid sequence MTTQTGGASDLDTESVEVLRERLSTMKRLMAERTAQQQNNPASTEEIFSTKRHRSAGIIDGNFLSIAFGGALLVIVTVSVYAFYNLYHAILKKFPSRHEEL; translated from the exons ATGACCACACAAACAGGCG GGGCTTCGGACTTGGACACGGAATCTGTGGAGGTTTTGCGGGAACGCTTGAGTACCATGAAGCGTTTGATGGCAGAGCGTACGGCACAGCAACAGAATAATCCAGCCTCAACCGAGGAAATCTTTTCCACAAAACGCCATCGCTCTGCTGGCATTATTGATGGCAATTTTCTGAGCATCGCATTTGGAGGAGCATTGCTTGTTATTGTAACGGTTTCAGTTTATGCATTCTACAATCTATATCATGCCATCCTAAAGAAGTTTCCCTCCCGTCACGAAGAGTTGTAA
- the LOC133838905 gene encoding WD repeat-containing protein 3 → MGLTKQYLAYRVIDSFNIIASGRSNVNFAVVDKSEGRYVAAPAAENVIIWDLRMGDRKLTLRREKHEVTALRVSPDHLHIAVGYADGVVQIFDLSSRTYYDAICSLALHKNAVSILRYDAHGMRLVSGGLDTELVVVDVVEQAGRQRLSGHNAAVTDAHFLQRLVDQDVVVSCSKDTQIKFWNLETQFCFKTIVDNRTEIWALAFINDLMVAGAGESGMNVYRLRKRDTNDGQTLESAVEGLAIDDEDTISPLSVSNCGTIQRAGKGRTVNLVADPNERVISCHGTNDLIESFYICTPEEAKSRLAKRLKKARKKAESAEANEQDDEQLSKELSLSDEIKRLESIKTKQKIKSIDVLLGENKELRVLVSLSNNSLCLYSLEASLKSRKAADTSVKVLRSLTRLGHQSEVRSVCFSNDSLAIGSGAGDSFKLWDRDAMQCMRTVSTDYILCSRFVPGDRYVLLGMKSGALLIVDVGAADIIESIPAHESELWSIALLPDQKGCVTGSGDTTLKIWSFELIDAGEGAAQTKVLSLLHKNTLKLEETVLCVSVSPDMKYLAVGLLDSTVKVFFLDTFKFYLSLYGHKLPVLCMDISYDSQLIATGSADRNIKIWGLNFGDCHRSIFAHDDSVMSLQFIPKTHMFFSCGKDGKVKQWDGDSFEKILTLPGHIGEAHSLAVSPNGRYLVSCGSDRTLRMYERTDETIVLKDVQEEEREQQENEQLATGEDNTVALLPGLKLPSRKTVGSEQAAESIMECLEISKQFELEAEEKAEPHPLMLALQVKNPNDFLVATLVRIRTSDMEEALLLLPFSIVCELLERLPALINQRPDELELLCRVTVFLFKVHMKPIAASKAMKPLLIKLLDLLKRDVQQLRDVLGYNLHALSLLQSEVEQREGVQLFREATQIRRKNEKKRRQAVKRRIQIQMV, encoded by the exons ATGGGTTTAACTAAACAATATTTAGCGTATCGTGTGATAGACAGTTTCAATATCATCGCATCTGGTCGTAGCAATGTGAATTTCGCCGTTGTCGATAAAAGCGAGGGACGTTACGTTGCGGCTCCGGCAGCTGAGAATGTGATTATCTGGGACTTGCG aATGGGCGATCGTAAGCTGACGCTGCGTCGCGAGAAACATGAAGTTACCGCCTTGCGTGTCTCACCCGATCATCTGCACATTGCCGTTGGCTATGCGGACGGCGTGGTTCAGATCTTCGATCTCAGCTCGCGCACGTATTACGATGCTATCTGCTCGTTGGCGCTGCACAAGAATGCTGTCAGCATACTGCGGTATGATGCACATGGTATGCGCTTGGTTAGCGGAGGTCTGGACACTGAACTAGTCGTTGTGGATGTGGTAGAGCAGGCTGGACGGCAGCGCCTCAGTGGTCATAATGCTGCCGTAACAGATGCACACTTTCTGCAGCGATTGGTGGATCAGGATGTAGTGGTCAGCTGCTCAAAAGAtacacaaatcaaattttggAATCTGGAAACACAGTTCTGCTTCAAAACCATTGTCGACAATCGCACGGAGATCTGGGCTTTGGCTTTTATCAATGATCTGATGGTTGCAGGAGCTGGAGAGAGCGGCATGAATGTCTATCGACTACGCAAACGAGACACCAACGATGGTCAGACACTGGAGTCCGCTGTAGAAGGTTTGGCTATCGATGATGAGGATACAATTAGTCCGTTGAGTGTCAGCAACTGTGGCACCATTCAACGAGCGGGTAAGGGACGTACTGTCAATCTGGTTGCCGATCCCAATGAGCGTGTGATTAGCTGTCATGGCACCAATGATCTCATCGAGAGCTTTTACATTTGCACACCTGAAGAGGCCAAGAGTCGTCTAGCCAAGCGGCTGAAAAAGGCTCGCAAGAAGGCCGAGTCTGCTGAAGCCAACGAACAAGACGATGAGCAGCTGTCCAAAGAGCTGTCGCTGAGCGACGAAATCAAACGCCTAGAAAGTATAAAGACAAAGCAAAAGATCAAATCCATTGATGTGCTGCTGGGCGAGAATAAAGAATTGCGAGTTTTGGTCAGCTTGTCTAACAATAGTCTCTGTCTTTACTCGCTGGAGGCATCCTTGAAGTCCCGCAAGGCAGCAGACACCAGCGTCAAAGTGTTGCGCTCCCTCACACGACTTGGACATCAATCGGAGGTGCGTTCCGTGTGCTTCAGTAACGATTCGCTGGCCATTGGCTCAGGTGCTGGTGATTCCTTTAAGCTCTGGGATCGCGATGCTATGCAATGTATGCGCACAGTGTCCACGGATTACATTCTATGCTCACGCTTTGTGCCTGGCGATCGATATGTGCTGCTGGGCATGAAGAGTGGCGCACTGCTGATTGTGGATGTCGGCGCTGCGGATATTATTGAGAGCATCCCCGCTCATGAGAGCGAACTCTGGAGCATTGCACTGCTGCCGGATCAGAAAGGTTGTGTGACGGGTAGTGGAGATACTACACTGAAGATCTGGAGCTTCGAACTCATCGATGCAGGCGAAGGAGCTGCCCAAACCAAagtgctgtcgctgctgcacAAGAATACCCTGAAGCTGGAGGAGACGGTGCTCTGTGTGTCCGTCAGTCCGGACATGAAGTATCTGGCCGTGGGTTTGTTGGATTCCACTGTTAAGGTCTTTTTCCTGGACACCTTCAAATTCTATCTATCCCTTTACGGCCACAAGTTGCCAGTGCTCTGCATGGATATCTCCTATGACTCGCAATTGATTGCTACCGGTTCCGCGGATCGTAATATTAAGATTTGGGGCCTCAACTTTGGTGATTGTCATCGTTCGATCTTTGCGCATGACGACTCGGTAATGTCACTACAATTCATACCCAAGACACACATGTTCTTCAGCTGCGGCAAGGATGGCAAAGTGAAGCAATGGGATGGCGACTCTTTTGAGAAGATTCTCACTCTTCCCGGTCACATTGGTGAGGCACACAGTCTGGCTGTCTCCCCTAATGGTCGGTATCTGGTCAGTTGTGGCTCTGATCGCACGTTGCGCATGTATGAGCGCACCGACGAGACGATTGTACTCAAGGATGTGCAAGAAGAGGAACGCGAGCAACAGGAGAACGAGCAACTAGCCACCGGCGAAGACAACACTGTGGCACTGCTGCCTGGCCTGAAATTGCCCTCTCGCAAAACTGTTGGCTCTGAGCAGGCAGCAGAGTCGATTATGGAATGCCTGGAGATCTCGAAACAATTCGAGCTGGAAGCCGAAGAGAAGGCCGAGCCGCATCCTTTGATGTTGGCGCTGCAAGTGAAAAATCCCAATGATTTCCTGGTCGCTACACTTGTGCGCATACGCACCTCCGACATGGAGGaagcgctgctgttgcttcccTTTTCTATCGTCTGTGAACTGCTCGAACGTCTGCCCGCTTTGATCAATCAACGACCCGACGAACTGGAACTGCTATGTCGCGTTACCGTATTCCTTTTCAAGGTGCACATGAAACCCATCGCAGCGAGCAAAGCGATGAAGCCGCTGTTGATCAAGCTGCTCGATCTGCTTAAGCGTGATGTGCAGCAACTACGCGATGTCCTGGGCTACAATCTGCAtgcgctgtcgctgttgcagtCCGAGGTGGAGCAACGAGAAGGCGTCCAACTGTTCCGGGAGGCGACACAGATCAGGCGAAAGAACGAGAAGAAGCGACGCCAGGCGGTTAAGCGGCGCATCCAGATACAAATGGTTTAA
- the LOC133838910 gene encoding stabilizer of axonemal microtubules 1, protein MSGDCNACPTSCDPCQAPVDYPPCPPGASCPPCDCGDYSGCCYQQPARTLPIIPQSHLMRSNAPMDTNTIYRRSYYGNCGPGLAAVSVRPCNHISANTAPMEKCTVQKLSYMPPCPSQRTMPILPAESGLRFEGPIYAMTSQKHDYVPKGNVKRAPCLPHVAICTSTAPMERCTIQKLSYMPVDVCANPPPKLMPQNSHYCKPVGPMERCSVQKLSYMPVCIPPKEPTPWADKIRCVPPNYQNICTTYNLSYMPNCNAGRTAPMLPMNSLKFLGNDAGASSTIYKLSYMPVDASRTKPMPIMPRDTFRRATEPLERCTVQKLSYQPSCTERTPPIRPMENGLRFDGPMYAMTTQKHDFVPKPHVRRAPIMPLTAFCRPSTAMERCTVNKLSYMPVDVTCFPRPDPVKPRQGFCRNSGPMENCTTYKLSYLPNCVQPKEPLPWARATTYCRPSGAMEKCSIQKLSYGPPGAFQRCGGPCGNAPADAGSYPKAGIC, encoded by the exons ATGTCTGGCGACTGCAATGCATGCCCCACATCCTGTGATCCTTGCCAGGCGCCCGTGGACTATCCACCCTGTCCACCCGGCGCCTCGTGTCCGCCCTGCGATTGTGGCGACTACTCCGGCTGTTGCTATCAGCAGCCAGCACGCACGCTGCCCATAATCCCACAGTCGCATCTAATGCGCTCCAATGCACCCATGGACACGAACACTATCTACAGACGCTCCTATTACGGCAACTGTGGCCCCGGTCTGGCCGCCGTCTCGGTGCGCCCCTGTAATCATATTAGCGCCAATACTGCTCCCATGGAGAAGTGCACTGTTCAGAAGTTAAGCTACATGCCGCCGTGTCCCTCGCAACGCACGATGCCCATTTTGCCGGCGGAGAGTGGGCTGCGCTTTGAGGGTCCCATTTATGCGATGACTTCTCAGAAACACGACTATGTGCCCAAGGGCAATGTGAAGCGTGCTCCTTGCCTGCCGCATGTGGCGATTTGCACCTCGACAGCGCCCATGGAACGATGCACCATTCAGAAGTTGAGCTACATGCCGGTGGATGTTTGCGCGAATCCGCCGCCCAAGCTAATGCCACAGAATTCGCATTATTGCAAACCCGTCGGACCCATGGAACGTTGCTCGGTGCAGAAGCTGTCGTATATGCCGGTCTGCATTCCACCCAAGGAGCCAACACCCTGGGCTGACAAAATACGCTGTGTGCCGCCCAACTATCAGAACATTTGCACCACGTACAACTTGAGCTATATGCCCAATTGCAATGCCGGACGCACTGCACCCATGCTGCCCATGAACAGTCTGAAGTTTCTGGGCAACGATGCTGGCGCCTCCAGCACCATTTATAAGCTGAGCTACATGCCCGTGGATGCGTCGCGCACCAAACCGATGCCCATCATGCCACGCGACACATTCCGTCGTGCCACGGAGCCTCTCGAGCGTTGCACCGTGCAGAAG CTCTCGTATCAACCCAGTTGCACGGAACGCACACCGCCCATACGTCCCATGGAGAATGGACTGCGTTTCGATGGACCCATGTATGCCATGACCACACAGAAGCACGATTTTGTGCCCAAGCCACATGTGCGTCGTGCTCCCATTATGCCGCTCACGGCTTTCTGTCGTCCCAGCACCGCCATGGAGCGTTGTACCGTCAACAAGCTGAGCTATATGCCAGTGGATGTAACGTGCTTCCCACGACCCGATCCGGTCAAGCCGCGCCAGGGCTTCTGTCGCAACAGCGGGCCCATGGAGAACTGCACCACCTACAAGCTGAGCTATCTGCCCAACTGCGTGCAGCCCAAGGAGCCGCTACCCTGGGCCCGTGCTACCACCTACTGCCGACCCAGCGGCGCTATGGAGAAGTGCTCTATACAGAAGCTCAGCTACGGGCCACCTGGTGCTTTTCAGCGTTGCGGCG GTCCTTGTGGCAATGCACCCGCCGATGCTGGCAGCTATCCAAAGGCTGGCATTTGTTGA
- the LOC133838914 gene encoding uncharacterized protein LOC133838914, with protein MSRSTYPTPTLVGIKTRMNKNRKQPKQQQQQYNNDQPVERIRLCGAAKKRFHHFVRTGMNPDEARLRALQPMKFGKKPKQQAQQPIRRPPQQQDNYDEPPGSWQESIQPLMSISLPTPPSPAPSERLPVQARLGAPVLRGPAAKPVVQQPVQEETQCLNLAILPGDYPSELWSVPQLEAVQQSIIDLIQRQDADTVKPQFSGCYFRQGWLSVSCHDIDTVNWLRAMDTRLRPWEGASLQVIPETEVPFKRVFAGIFPALATSSVKYSLRLIDEQNEGLAVDDWHMLYRAQSGPLMKLIISIDSQSAEMLRQRGYYLNYGFSSVRFQPMEMSK; from the coding sequence ATGTCACGGTCGACCTACCCGACCCCTACACTCGTGGGAATCAAAACTAGAATgaacaaaaaccgaaaacaaccaaaacaacaacaacaacaatataacaatGACCAGCCAGTGGAACGAATTCGTCTCTGCGGTGCGGCCAAGAAGCGTTTCCATCATTTCGTGCGTACCGGGATGAATCCAGATGAGGCTAGACTGCGGGCTTTACAACCAATGAAGTTTGGCAAGAAACCTAAACAACAGGCTCAGCAGCCGATTCGCAGGCCACCTCAGCAACAGGATAACTACGATGAGCCGCCAGGCAGCTGGCAAGAATCAATTCAGCCGCTCATGTCCATCTCGTTGCCGACGCCTCCTTCACCAGCGCCAAGCGAACGATTGCCAGTGCAAGCGCGTCTTGGAGCACCAGTATTACGAGGACCTGCTGCAAAGCCTGTTGTGCAGCAGCCGGTACAAGAGGAGACACAATGCCTCAATTTGGCCATACTACCGGGCGATTATCCCAGCGAACTGTGGAGTGTGCCGCAGCTGGAGGCGGTGCAGCAAAGTATTATCGATCTCATACAGCGACAGGATGCGGACACCGTGAAACCACAATTCTCTGGCTGCTATTTTCGCCAAGGTTGGCTGTCGGTCAGCTGCCACGACATCGACACCGTCAACTGGCTGCGTGCCATGGACACGCGACTGCGTCCCTGGGAAGGCGCCTCGTTGCAGGTGATACCCGAGACTGAAGTGCCCTTCAAGCGGGTCTTTGCGGGCATCTTTCCAGCACTGGCGACGAGTTCGGTGAAGTATTCGCTGCGCCTGATTGATGAGCAGAATGAGGGACTGGCTGTCGACGATTGGCACATGCTTTATCGTGCACAGTCGGGACCTCTCATGAAACTTATTATATCGATCGATTCGCAGTCTGCCGAGATGCTCAGGCAACGTGGCTACTACCTCAACTACGGATTTAGCAGTGTTCGATTTCAACCAATGGAAATGTctaaataa
- the LOC133838909 gene encoding pneumococcal serine-rich repeat protein, with amino-acid sequence MTIPSRPAPAPPGSRGQSAAAGANASLEQLRLQLQQQHLQQQQAANGGLQKLTIKLPPPPKGPMQQQHQQKWNNNNNFFDVDSSSTTTGSSITRKFPQARYTPATNWNDSPFDSAAGNGNSFKKMPPPRPPPPKVQVNGRKMTTTSTASGAVGGGSGGGAGGIISNIFNRKKSTTATASAAASKAAAQSRVYGLSSGHAGAATSSTAATATSTSSANLYDWNAAWNTASTTTTSMTTTNVTKNSYRSEADAQLISFDSPPSSPTFTQKSNSDCVSVDSFSSDSNFSSPNNGSVSQPESGFEDDYTRSRPATQSPLVDPWEAVDNNIYGGGVDSFGAAPVRQMQTTQYQQQQQSMRSSDNPLCNGRSLLPPTQSLSMPTIIKPKISAKPKAPKPPPFIGHPPMSAYGNSTPPSPPMPKGAPPPLSAAAASAAPAGHISLLDVISGKVDALALSNGSSGYVEEAQLAYCVALYDFDGVEEGDLSFRENEKIYLLEQPTEEWFRGRTRAGCEGLFPVNYVEVKVPLGGVAESAAQSHQHQQQQQPPLQQQQQQHATTVRCLYNFPGEVEGDLALRENELVNVLYRINEDWLYGEVNGRQGQFPANFLEYQPENLPTL; translated from the exons ATGACCATACCATCGAGACCAGCGCCAGCGCCGCCAGGATCGCGAGGCCAAAGCGCAGCGGCGGGTGCGAATGCGAGTCTGGagcaactgcgactgcaactgcagcagcaacatctgcagcagcagcaggcagccaACGGCGGGTTGCAGAAGTTGACCATCAagttgccaccgccaccaaAGGGAccaatgcaacaacagcatcagcaaaagtggaacaacaacaacaacttctttGATGTGGAtagcagcagcacaacaacgGGATCAAGCATAACGAGAAAGTTTCCCCAGGCACGCTACACTCCAGCGACCAATTGGAATGACTCACCATTCGATAGCGCTGCTGGGAATGGCAACAGCTTTAAGAAGATGCCGCCGCCGCGACCGCCACCGCCAAAAGTGCAGGTCAATGGTCGCAaaatgacgacgacgtcgacggcgagTGGTGCTGTTGGCGGTGGCAGTGGCGGGGGAGCTGGTGGCATCATTAGCAACATATTCAATCGCAAAAAGTcgacgacggcaacggcaTCGGCTGCTGCTTCCAAGGCCGCAGCGCAGAGTCGCGTCTACGGCCTGAGCAGCGGTCATGCCGGGGCAGCCACGTCCTCGACTGCAGCAACGGCTACGTCAACGTCGAGTGCCAATCTTTACGATTGGAATGCGGCGTGGAATACGGCGAGCACAACAACCACGTCGATGACAACAACGAATGTGACCAAGAACAGCTATCGAAGTGAGGCAGATGCACAGCTCATCAGCTTTGATTCGCCGCCATCATCGCCCACATTCACACAGAAGTCGAACAGCGATTGCGTCAGCGTGGATAGCTTCAGCTCGGACAGCAATTTCAGTTCACCCAACAATGGCAGCGTATCGCAGCCGGAGAGCGGCTTTGAGGATGATTACACACGGTCACGACCGGCCACACAGAGCCCCCTGGTGGATCCATGGGAAGCGGTGGACAACAACATCTATGGTGGTGGCGTTGATAGCTTTGGTGCGGCGCCAGTGCGTCAAATGCAGACGACAcagtatcagcagcagcagcaatcaatGCGCAGCTCGGATAATCCGCTGTGCAATGGTCGCAGTCTGTTGCCGCCCACACAATCGCTGAGCATGCCCACCATCATCAAGCCGAAGATCTCGGCCAAGCCCAAGGCACCAAAGCCGCCGCCGTTCATTGGCCATCCACCGATGTCTGCCTATGGCAACAGCACGCCACCATCGCCACCCATGCCCAAGGGTGCTCCACCGCCGctgtcagcagcagctgcttctgcGGCTCCGGCTGGTCACATTTCGCTGCTGGACGTGATCTCGGGCAAAGTGGATGCGTTGGCGTTGAGCAACGGCAGCTCGGGTTATGTGGAGGAGGCTCAACTGGCATATTGCGTAGCGCTCTACGACTTTGACGGCGTCGAGGAAGGCGATCTGAGCTTTAga GAGAATGAAAAAATCTATCTGCTGGAGCAGCCCACCGAGGAGTGGTTCCGAGGACGTACGCGTGCTGGCTGCGAAGGTCTGTTTCCGGTTAATTATGTGGAAGTCAAGGTGCCATTGGGCGGTGTTGCGGAAAGTGCAGCTCAGTcccatcaacatcaacaacagcaacagccaccgctacagcaacaacaacaacagcacgcGACGACGGTGCGTTGTTTGTATAATTTCCCTGGCGAGGTGGAGGGAGACTTGGCTTTAAGA GAGAACGAACTGGTCAATGTGCTTTATCGTATTAACGAGGATTGGCTTTATGGTGAGGTGAATGGACGACAGGGTCAATTCCCGGCCAATTTCCTAGAGTATCAGCCCGAAAATCTGCCTACGCTGTGA
- the LOC133838916 gene encoding protein-L-isoaspartate(D-aspartate) O-methyltransferase: protein MAWRSVGANNADLIRQLRDYGVIASEAVANAMIATDRKHYCPRNPYMDAPQPIGGGVTISAPHMHAFALEYLRDHLKPGSHVLDVGSGSGYLTACFYRYINAKGENANTRIVGIEHQHSLVALSKSNLNSDDASMLDSDRMLIIEGDGRKGHAALAPYDAIHVGAAAPETPTELINQLANGGRLIVPVGPEGGSQYMQQYDKDENGKVQMTRLMGVMYVPLTDLRS from the exons ATGGCCTGGCGTTCCGTGGGTGCTAATAATGCGGATTTAATACGTCAGCTACGAG ATTACGGCGTCATTGCGTCTGAAGCTGTGGCAAATGCAATGATTGCCACAGATCGTAAGCACTACTGTCCTCGTAATCCGTATATGGATGCACCGCAACCAATTGGCGGGGGCGTTACTATCAGTGCTCCTCATATG catgcttttgctttggaaTATTTACGTGATCATCTGAAGCCTGGTTCTCATGTACTGGATGTGGGTTCAGGTTCGGGTTATTTAACTGCTTGCTTCTATCGctatataaatgcaaaaggCGAAAATGCTAACACTCGAATCGTGGGCATTGAGCATCAGCATTCTTTGGTCGCTTTAAGCAAGAGCAATCTCAACTCGGATGATGCAAGCATGCTGGACTCAGATCGTATGCTCATTATTGAGGGAGATGGTCGCAAGGGACACGCAGCCTTAGCGCCGTACGATGCCATACATGTGGGAGCTGCTGCTCCCGAAACGCCCACCGAATTAATCAACCAGCTGGCCAATGGAGGACGTCTCATTGTTCCTGTTGGCCCCGAAGGTGGCTCACAGTATATGCAGCAA tACGACAAGGATGAAAATGGCAAAGTGCAGATGACGCGTCTGATGGGTGTCATGTATGTCCCCTTGACCGACCTGCGATCTTGA